Part of the Halorhabdus utahensis DSM 12940 genome, ACCCCTCGCTTGATCGGAGTCTCGAAGCCGACGTCTACGAACTGGCGACCGTCGCCGGCACGACCGCGGTAGGCGGGCAGCCGTCGCCGTCGTTGCGTGAATACGCGGACTCGCTCGCTCGGAAGGCCCGGACCAATGGTGGCACGGCCGAGCCAGAATCGGATCAACTCGCGAGACTCGTCTCCGTCGATTCGACCGCCAGCGATGGGGTTCGAACCTCGGCTGATCACTGAGAATCGAAACGCCTAAAGTCAACTCGGGGTAAGCAGTTGATGCGTGCCTGGGTAGCTTAGCGGTAAAGCGCGTCCTTGGTAAGGACGAGACCCCGGATTCAAATTCCGGCCTAGGCTTCTACCGACACAATTCTGCGAGGCGTTAGTCGCCGAGCGATTGCTGTGTCGGTGAAGCCGAAACCGGCATTTGAATCCCTGCCAGTGGCACGCCCGCACAGCGACCGAAGGGAGCGAGCAGGAACCCCTGGCTCCGGTTCAAATTCCGGCCTAGGCTTTTTCCGAGCGATTGACCCCGGAGCGTCAGCGATGGGGTCCTGAGCGAGTGAAATGCCAAAGCGGAATTTGAATCCCTGGAAGACGCAGCGGCCGACCATGGGGAGGGCGACCGTCTTCCTCCGGTTCAAATTCCGGCCTAGGCTTCTACCGACACAATTCTGCGAGGGGTTAGTCGCCGAGCGATTGCTGTGTCGGTGAAGCCGAAACCGGCATTTGAATCCCTGGAAGGTATTGTCCCTGGCTGTCCCCCGAATTTACCACCAGTGACCACGTGACACACGGCATGCAGGACCTCACGCATCCGATCGAAACCGGGATGCAGACCTATCCCGGCGACCCGGCTGTCAGCGTCGAAGTAGTCGCGACCCACGACTCGGACGAGTATCGGGAATCAAAACTCACCTGCGGAAGCCACACTGGAACGCACGTCGACGCTCCCGCCCATACCGAACCGACCGGAGAAACCCTCGAGGAGTTCGACGTGGCGGCCTTCGAGCGAACCTGCCGTCGGGTGGACTGCCGCGATCTCGACGCCCGCGAGCCGATCTCCGCCGACCGCGTGCCGACGGTCGAATCTCACGTGGACTGCCTCGTCTTCTGGACTGGTTGGGACGTACACTGGGGCACAGACCAGTATCTCGACCATCCGTATCTCTCGCCGGCAGCCGCCGAACGCTGTGCCGAGCAGGGGGTGGCCGTCGGTGTCGACACGCTCAATCCCGATCCGACGCCGAGCGAACGGGCAGACCCAGCGGAGCCGGAGGGGTTTCCAGCCCATCACGCGATACTGGGGGCAGGGCTGATGATTTTCGAGAACCTGCGGAATCTCGGAGCGGTCGGGGATCGCTTCGAACTCCGGGCGTATCCCATCAGACTCGACGGCGACGGTGCGCCGGTCCGGGCGGTCGGCGTCGATCGGTGGCCTGGTGGTCTGAGTTACACAGCTATTGTTCGTGACGTGAGCGGAGAGTGAAACAGTGTGAAGGATACTCACTCCGCCGACGTGTCCACGGAGATCGGTTCACACGCTCGAACGGTATCCAACACTACATCGACGGTCACCGATCGCACGGCGGATTCCGTGAGCAGTTTGGCGACGTTCTCGTGCATGTCGTCGGTGTCGCGGAACCGACCGACGAGGACGACGTCATCCTCGCCGGTCACCTCGTACACCGAGCGGGCCCAGGGATATTCGCCAAGCGTCTCGATGACGAGTTCGGGGCCAGTACCCGTGCGGACCCGAACGACGGCCGTGACGTCGTAGCCGAGTGCGTCGTAATCGACGCTCGCAGCGTATCCTTCGATGACGCCGGCGTCTTCCAGGGCCTCGATCCGCCGTTCGACGGCCGTTGGGGAGATCCCCACGCCGGCAGCGAGAGCCTGAGTGGACGCACGGCCGTCTTCGAGCAGGGCGGCGACCAGCGCGCGGTCGATATCATCGAGGTCCATGTGGAGACCTGTGAGTGTTCAGACTGCCTCCGGACCGCTCTCGCCGGTGCGGACCTGGACGGCGTCATCGACCGGCAGGACGAAGATCTTTCCGTCGCCCTTCTCGCCCGTGTGAGCAGCCTCCCGGATCGCCTCGACGACGTCTTCGGCCGGAATATCAGCGACCACACACTCGATTTTGACCTTCTGGAGCAGGTCGACCACGTACTCCTCGCCGCGCCATTGGCCCTTCTTGGCGGCCTGGGAACCGCGACCCGACACCTGCGTCACCGTCAGCGAGGGCGCGCCGACCTCCGCGAGTGCTTGCTTGACCGCGCCTAGCCGATCCGGGCGGATCATCGCCATCACGAGTTTGATCTCGTCGTCGGCGTCCACAGTATCGTCGTCACTCATCGGAATCACCCCGCGAGCGGACCGCACTGACGCCACCGTCGGCGACGAGTGGGTCCTCGTCGCCGAACTCGGGGTAGGTCTCGACGCCGTGCTCGCTCAGGTCCAGCCCCTCACGCTCGTGCTCGGGTGTGACGCGGGCCTGGCCGATCGCCTTGAGGGCGCCCCAGACGACCCCCGTCGCGAGGATCGTCCACGCGGCGATGATGACGACGCCGAGGACCTGCGTGATGAATCCCTCGACCACGAAGCCCAGGTCGAGGCCGCCTTGCCAGGCTTCGACGGCGACGAACGGGAACGCGAGCGTCCCGAGCACGCCAGCGCTGCCGTGAACCGGGAAGACCGCACAGACGTCGTCGATCTTCAGGCGGTTCTCGACGAAGCCGAAGACGATCGGGAGCTGAGCGCCGGCGAGACCACCGACGATGAACGCGCCCCACCAGGTCGTCGTGTCCGGGATCGCCGTGATCCCGACCAGGCCCGCCAGCAGGCCGTTGGCGACGTAGAGGGTGTCGACCTTGTCGGTCTTGAGCCAGGCGACCAGGCCGGCACCCATCGCGCCGGCGGCCATCGCGATCGTCGTACCCATCGCGACGCGACTCAGCACGGCACCGTTGAACGCCAGCAGGTCGCCGTTCGGGCCGGCCTCGGCGAAGACGGCTGCGGTGCCGACGTTGAACCCGTACCAGCCGAAGGCGAGCATGAGCGTGCCCAGCACGGCGAACGTCATCGAGTGGCCGGGGATGACGTTCGGCGAACCGTCCTCGCCGAAGCGATCCATCCGCGGACCGAGGATGTAGGCGGCGGTCAGGCCGGCGATCCCGCCGAGTCCGTGCACGATCATCCCGCCCGCGAAGTCGTGGAAGACGGCGTCGCCGACGGCGATGTACTCACCGACCCACGTGATCCCCGTGACGACGGGGTAGATCACGGCCGCCAGCAGGAACGTGTAGGTGACGTACGCCCGGAGTTTCGCCCGGCCGGCGACGGCCCCGGAGACGATCGTCGCGGCCGTCATCGCGAAGACGGCACCGTAGAGCCAGCCGATGTACTCCTCGTCGAGGAACGGGAACGCGTCGGTGTACGGATCGCCCCCGATGAGTCCGGAGATCCCGGCCCCGATCACGAAGAACACCGTCACCCCGACGCTCCAGGTCAGCAGGTTCTTCGTCAACTGGTTGGCGACGTTCTTCGCTCTGACCTGCCCGGCCTCCAGCATCGCGAAGCCGGCGTGCATGAAGAAGATCAGGAACGTGACGGTGAGTACCCAGACGTTGCTGATCGCATCAGTCAGCGCGCTCGGCTCGACTTGCAACGGGAGCGCTTCGATCATCGCTCACACCCGCCGGATATACCCAAACTTTTGTCCAACTTTCCACCGAATCCGACCGCGATTGTGATCTTATTCACGTTTGAAGCTGATTGGGATAGCCATATATAAGAATTTGCTTCAGGATCGAAAATATACGAACTCCTGAATACACGTTTGTTCAAAATGCCATAGAATATTAGGAGTATAAGGTTATCGTCCGTAAATATTCATGCCAGGATGCGCTCGTAGAACTGGACGTTCGTATGGCCGATTTGGACGAAAAGTAGGGGTTCGTTGGGTGGACCGCGCGCGAGTCGGTCAGATCACGCCGTCCCCGATCCACAGGGGTTCACAGGCCCGGACGGCGTCGAGAACCACGTCGACGGTCACCGATCGCACAGCGGGTTCCGTGAGCAGTTCGGCGACGTTCTCGTGCATGTCGTCGGTGTCGCGGAACCGCCCGACCAGCAAGAAATCCGCCTCGCCGGTCACCTCGTACACCGAGCGGGCCCAGGCACACGTTGCCAGTGTCTCGGCGACGGCCGCGACCGATTCGCCAACCCGGAGACGCACGAGGGCGGTGACGTCGTAGCCGAGTTCGTCGTAATCGACGCTCGCAGCGTATCCCTCGATGACGCCGGCGTCTTCCAGGGCCTCGATCCGCCGTTCGACAGTCTCTGGGGCGACGTCGACAGCGGCGGCGAGGTCCTGAGTGGATGCCCGGCCGTCTTCGAGGAGGGCGTCGACCAGCGCACGGTCGATATCATCGAGGACCATGTGAAAACCTGTGAGTGTTCAGACTGCCTCCGGACCGCTCTCGCCGGTGCGGACCTGGACGGCGTCCTCAACCGGCAGGACGAAGATCTTTCCGTCGCCCTTCTCGCCAGTGTGAGCAGCCTCCCGGATCGCCTCGACGACGTCTGCAACCGGGATTTCCGAGACAACACACTCGATTTTGACCTTCTGGAGCAGGTCGACCACGTACTCCTCGCCGCGCCATTGGCCCTTCTTGGCGGCCTGGGAACCGCGACCCGACACCTGCGTCACCGTCAGCGAGGGCGCGCCGACCTCCGCGAGTGCTTGCTTGACCGCGCCCAGCCGATCGGGCCGAATCATCGCCATCACGAGTTTGATCTCGCCGTCAGTTTCGGATTCACTCATTCGTTGTCACCTCCGTTGAGCGAGCGACCGCCGTCGGTTCGGAGTTCACCGCCGTCGGGGGTGACCGTCGGGCCGGATGTGCCGGGCGTTCCCGGCTCGCCGCCGACGAATTCGGGGTAGACCGTGACGCCGTGTTCGCCCTCGTCGAGGCCGACTTCTTCCTCTTCGTCGGTGACCCGGAGGCCGAACAGCAGGTCGGCGATGCCGAAGGCGATCGCTGAACCGACGACCGCCCAGATCCCGATGACGATCACGCCGACGATCTGCATCCCGAGCGCGTCGATGCCGCCGAACGCCCACGGGTCACCGAGAATCATCGTCCCGCCACTCTCGTAAGCGAACAGGGGGATCAGCGCGGTCCCGACCGCTCCCGCCATGCCGTGAACGGCAAAGACGCCACAGACATCGTCGATCTTCAGGGTATCGACCGTCCAGCGGAAGGTCGGCAGGACCAGGGCCCCGGCCAGCGAGCCGAGGATCAGTCCGCCCCACCAGGTGACGTGTGGAACGGCACCCGTCACGGCAACCAGCCCGGCGAGCAGACCGTTGGCAGTCCATAGCGGGTCAGGTTTGCCCTGCCAGGTGGTTGAAACCAGCATTGCCGCGAGGGCACCGCCAGCCATACCCAGGGTCGTGTTCAGCGCGACGCGGCCGAGTTGGGCGCCCAGGAACGCGTTCGCGCCGTCGTAGATCCCCGACGTCCCGACGTTGAACCCGTACCAGCCAAAGGCCAGGAACAGGGTCCCAAGTACTGCGAGCAGCATCGAGTGACCCGGGATCGGCCGTGAGTTGCCGTTCTCGTCGTACCGGCCTTTCCGCGGACCGACCATGTAGGCACCGACCAGCCCGGCGAGACCACCGAGCATGTGGACGACCGTCGCGCCAGCGAAGTCCTGGTAGCCGACACCGATGATATCCGCGATGAACCCGTTGTTGGCCGGGTTATCGGCCAGCGCGAGCAGGCCACCGTCCCAGGTGATCCCCGTCGCGACGGGGTAGATGACCGCGGTCATCGCGGCCGCCACGAAGACGTATGCCTTGAAGTTCATCCGTTCGGCGACCGCCCCGGAAACGATCGTCGCCGCCGTCATCGCGAAGACGGCGCCCACGAGCCAGCCAACCCAACCGCTGGCCCCGCCGAAGTGACCGAACAGCGAGTCCATCGGGGTGATCGCCTGCCCACTGGTCAGCGTCGCGATGAGCACCGAGAACCCGAACCCGATGATGAAGTACGACAGGATGCCGAGCGTCCAGTCGGTCATGTTCTTCATCAGGACGTTCCCGACGTTTTTCGCCCGTACCTGTCCGGACTCCAGCAATGCGAAGCCCGGCTGCATGAAGAAGATCAGGAACGCCACGACGAGCGCCCAGACCGTATTGACGCCGCTGGCGACTTCCCCGCCGACCGGCATCAGCGGACACCTCCACCAGCTTTCGCTGACATTTCTGATAATCTGTTCTCTTTTTCACCGTATTCAGCAACGTTCGTGGTTGCCATCTCGGTTCGAGGCCAAGAAAGGACGGTATATAATTCCTTGGTTGAACGTGTGCTTATTTCCAACCGATAATAGGACATACGTCCAAGATTAGATAGAATATATACTGTATAAGGTCGACGGATGGTCACCATTCAGCCGATGGAAACGAGCGGAACTGGACAATCACCAAGCCCGTTGAGCGACAGTCAACGGTGAGAAACGGGTTGAGCGTCGCGCGCACGCCGGTGCCGAGCCGAAAAAATACGCTCGCAATCGACTTAGATCGCGTCGGTCCCGCGATCGCCGGTCCGGACCTGAACGGCGTCAAACACGGGCAGGACGAAGATCTTGCCGTCGCCCTTCTCGCCGGTGTTTGCCCCTTCACGGATCGCCTCGACGACGTCGTCGGCGTCTTCAGGTTCGACAACACATTCGACTTTGATCTTCTGGTGGAGGTCGATGACGTACTCCTCGCCGCGCCACTGACCAGTTTTGGCCGGCTGTGAGCCCCGCCCGGAGACCTGCGTCACCGTCAGTGAGGGGGCGCCGGCCTCGGCGAGAGCGGCCTTGACGTCTGAGAGTTTCTCCGGGCGGACGATTGCCATTACGAGCTCGAGGTCGGTGTCGTCAGTGGCTGGCGACATACGATCAGACTCCGATCGGGTCGAAGATAAAACCCCTCCTAAGCGGCAGGGATCAGCGGTACTACAGCGCGCCGGCGACGTCCTCGGCGAAGTACGTCAGAATGAGATCGGCACCCGCACGCTTGATCGAGAGGAGCGACTCGTAAGCGGTCGCCTCCAGATCGAGCCAGCCCTGTTCGCTTGCGGCGTGCAACATCGCGTACTCGCCGCTGACGTTGTACGCGGCGACGGGCTGGTCGAAGCGCTCGCGCACGTCACGGACGATGTCGAGATACGGCAATGCTGGCTTGACCATCAGGACGTCCGCCCCCTCTTCGACGTCGAGAGTCACCTCACGCATGGCCTCGCGGGCGTTGGCGGGATCCATCTGGTAGTGGCGGCGATCACCGAAGGCGGGCGCGCCGTCGGCTGCGTCCCGGAACGGGCCGTAAAACGCCGACTCGTACTTGGCGGCGTAACTCATGATCGGCACCTCGGTGTGACCGGCGTCGTCGAGGCCCTCGCGGATCGCCCCGACCATGCCGTCCATCATCGCGGAGGGCGCAACCATGTCCGCGCCCGCCGCCGCGTGGGAGACGGCTGTCCGGGCCAGCGCGTCCAGTGTCTCGTCGTTGCGGACAGTCAACACCGGGTCCTGGCGGGCGTCGTCTTCGAGGAGACCGCAGTGGCCGTGGTCGGCGTACTCGCACATGCAGACGTCAGTGATGACGTAGGCGTCGGTCTCGGCAGTGATCCGCCGGACAGCCTTCTGGACGACGCCATCGTCGGCCCAGGCCCGCGATCCCTCGCTGTCTTTCGATTCTGGCACCCCGAAGACGATGATCGCTTCGACGCCGGTCTCACGGATCTCCTGAACACGCTCGACCGCCTGCTCGACCGGGACGCGCTCGTGACCGGGCATCGTCTCGATGGGTACCCGTTCGTCAGTCGTCGCGTCGATGAAGACGGGCGCAATCAGATCGCTCGCATCCAGCGTGGTTTCGCTGACAAGTGGCCTGATGCCATCCGTCCGGAGACGGCGCGGGCGGTTGGGATGGTTCATGCACGGGAGTTGTTGCGTCTGTGCCATAGCAGTGACGTTCCAGTACCGCCGTTGGACACCGCGTAGCGCGTGTCGCAACATTCTTTAGGGCACTACTTGATCTAATACTGAGATATGAAGTACGGGCATTTCGACGACGATGCGCGCGAGTACGTGATCACCGAGCCGGAAACGCCACGGCCCTGGATCAACTACATCGGCCGGCAGGACTACGTCGGGATGATCTCCAACACTGGCGGCGGTTACAGTTTCTATCAGGACCCACGCTATCGCCGACTGGTCCGGTATCGGTACAACAATGCGCCCCGGAACGTCGGGGGGCGCGGTCTCTATCTTCGGGACGCCGAGACGGGAGAATACTTCTCACCCAC contains:
- a CDS encoding cyclase family protein — translated: MQDLTHPIETGMQTYPGDPAVSVEVVATHDSDEYRESKLTCGSHTGTHVDAPAHTEPTGETLEEFDVAAFERTCRRVDCRDLDAREPISADRVPTVESHVDCLVFWTGWDVHWGTDQYLDHPYLSPAAAERCAEQGVAVGVDTLNPDPTPSERADPAEPEGFPAHHAILGAGLMIFENLRNLGAVGDRFELRAYPIRLDGDGAPVRAVGVDRWPGGLSYTAIVRDVSGE
- a CDS encoding Lrp/AsnC family transcriptional regulator; the protein is MDLDDIDRALVAALLEDGRASTQALAAGVGISPTAVERRIEALEDAGVIEGYAASVDYDALGYDVTAVVRVRTGTGPELVIETLGEYPWARSVYEVTGEDDVVLVGRFRDTDDMHENVAKLLTESAVRSVTVDVVLDTVRACEPISVDTSAE
- a CDS encoding P-II family nitrogen regulator, producing MSDDDTVDADDEIKLVMAMIRPDRLGAVKQALAEVGAPSLTVTQVSGRGSQAAKKGQWRGEEYVVDLLQKVKIECVVADIPAEDVVEAIREAAHTGEKGDGKIFVLPVDDAVQVRTGESGPEAV
- a CDS encoding ammonium transporter, with the translated sequence MIEALPLQVEPSALTDAISNVWVLTVTFLIFFMHAGFAMLEAGQVRAKNVANQLTKNLLTWSVGVTVFFVIGAGISGLIGGDPYTDAFPFLDEEYIGWLYGAVFAMTAATIVSGAVAGRAKLRAYVTYTFLLAAVIYPVVTGITWVGEYIAVGDAVFHDFAGGMIVHGLGGIAGLTAAYILGPRMDRFGEDGSPNVIPGHSMTFAVLGTLMLAFGWYGFNVGTAAVFAEAGPNGDLLAFNGAVLSRVAMGTTIAMAAGAMGAGLVAWLKTDKVDTLYVANGLLAGLVGITAIPDTTTWWGAFIVGGLAGAQLPIVFGFVENRLKIDDVCAVFPVHGSAGVLGTLAFPFVAVEAWQGGLDLGFVVEGFITQVLGVVIIAAWTILATGVVWGALKAIGQARVTPEHEREGLDLSEHGVETYPEFGDEDPLVADGGVSAVRSRGDSDE
- a CDS encoding Lrp/AsnC family transcriptional regulator → MVLDDIDRALVDALLEDGRASTQDLAAAVDVAPETVERRIEALEDAGVIEGYAASVDYDELGYDVTALVRLRVGESVAAVAETLATCAWARSVYEVTGEADFLLVGRFRDTDDMHENVAELLTEPAVRSVTVDVVLDAVRACEPLWIGDGVI
- a CDS encoding P-II family nitrogen regulator, with product MSESETDGEIKLVMAMIRPDRLGAVKQALAEVGAPSLTVTQVSGRGSQAAKKGQWRGEEYVVDLLQKVKIECVVSEIPVADVVEAIREAAHTGEKGDGKIFVLPVEDAVQVRTGESGPEAV
- a CDS encoding ammonium transporter, producing MPVGGEVASGVNTVWALVVAFLIFFMQPGFALLESGQVRAKNVGNVLMKNMTDWTLGILSYFIIGFGFSVLIATLTSGQAITPMDSLFGHFGGASGWVGWLVGAVFAMTAATIVSGAVAERMNFKAYVFVAAAMTAVIYPVATGITWDGGLLALADNPANNGFIADIIGVGYQDFAGATVVHMLGGLAGLVGAYMVGPRKGRYDENGNSRPIPGHSMLLAVLGTLFLAFGWYGFNVGTSGIYDGANAFLGAQLGRVALNTTLGMAGGALAAMLVSTTWQGKPDPLWTANGLLAGLVAVTGAVPHVTWWGGLILGSLAGALVLPTFRWTVDTLKIDDVCGVFAVHGMAGAVGTALIPLFAYESGGTMILGDPWAFGGIDALGMQIVGVIVIGIWAVVGSAIAFGIADLLFGLRVTDEEEEVGLDEGEHGVTVYPEFVGGEPGTPGTSGPTVTPDGGELRTDGGRSLNGGDNE
- a CDS encoding P-II family nitrogen regulator, with the protein product MSPATDDTDLELVMAIVRPEKLSDVKAALAEAGAPSLTVTQVSGRGSQPAKTGQWRGEEYVIDLHQKIKVECVVEPEDADDVVEAIREGANTGEKGDGKIFVLPVFDAVQVRTGDRGTDAI
- the hemB gene encoding porphobilinogen synthase, with the translated sequence MNHPNRPRRLRTDGIRPLVSETTLDASDLIAPVFIDATTDERVPIETMPGHERVPVEQAVERVQEIRETGVEAIIVFGVPESKDSEGSRAWADDGVVQKAVRRITAETDAYVITDVCMCEYADHGHCGLLEDDARQDPVLTVRNDETLDALARTAVSHAAAGADMVAPSAMMDGMVGAIREGLDDAGHTEVPIMSYAAKYESAFYGPFRDAADGAPAFGDRRHYQMDPANAREAMREVTLDVEEGADVLMVKPALPYLDIVRDVRERFDQPVAAYNVSGEYAMLHAASEQGWLDLEATAYESLLSIKRAGADLILTYFAEDVAGAL